One genomic region from Daphnia magna isolate NIES linkage group LG10, ASM2063170v1.1, whole genome shotgun sequence encodes:
- the LOC116932071 gene encoding opsin Rh4: MEGSCAPASILNSSSWDHFADLANNSHDAVVASGNNGTCAMIEWDDWDLSLWTPEQRKLLEQNEISRWIHITLGVFLTLVVLFGVAANSAIFYVFSRFKRLRTPANVFIINLTICDFCACCLHPLAVYSAFRGRWSFGQTGCNLYGMGVAFFGLNSIITLSAIACERYIVITSSSCRPSVAKWRITRRQAQNICAGIWLHCAALVTPPWLFGWSSFIPEGVLVTCSWDYTTRTLSNRLYYLYLLFFGFVIPISILTFCYASIFRFIVRSSKEMTRLIMTSDGRTLFSKTTVSFRKRRRQTDIRTALNILTLAMLCYTAWTPYAIVSFIGQFGPVDENGEPKKLSPMATAIPAFLAKTAIVFDPLIYGFSSPEFRSSVRQFFRSQSADTSVNGVIRAGANNTAMIDIRRPVNENGHPARSNLHVVFSSLSDSIKINSTESTTNKLNDSSSSVLSPKHLVNTKLLGRGNHHQPGGDEKSTKSCVKRNNSLNYQRSCRIRRRASVVSKYSHRSLPAESSSMRLIVLEEENDVSSCNPTKPTEGNSSQVPKVEHSVRVCLAKYPRRLVSESDLFLYSRRSRDVPGSLTLSKSCDQQIQAPESAARDLKRLGVHLV, translated from the exons TTTGGAACAGAACGAAATATCACGTTGGATTCATATCACGCTTGGCGTCTTTCTTACGCTGGTTGTCCTTTTCGGTGTCGCCGCCAATTCCGCAATCTTCTACGTCTTCTCGag ATTCAAACGGCTGAGGACGCCAGCTAATGTGTTCATCATTAACCTAACGATTTGCGATTTTTGCGCCTGCTGCCTACACCCATTGGCAGTCTATTCGGCTTTTCGGGGCCGCTGGTCCTTCGGCCAAACCG gatGCAACTTGTACGGTATGGGGGTGGCCTTTTTCGGACTGAACAGCATCATCACACTGTCGGCCATCGCTTGCGAACGTTACATTGTCATCACGTCCAGCAGCTGCCGTCCGTCCGTGGCCAAGTGGCGGATTACTCGTCGGCAAGCCCAAAAC ATTTGTGCGGGTATCTGGCTACATTGTGCTGCGCTTGTTACACCACCATGGCTCTTTGGTTGGTCCTCATTTATTCCGGAAGGAGTATTGGTCACCTGCTCGTGGGATTATACAACGCGGACGCTCTCCAATCGCCTCTACTATTTGTACCTTCTCTTTTTCGGATTCGTCATTCCCATTTCCATCTTGACATTTTGCTACGCGTCCATTTTCCGGTTCATCGTTCGCTCTTCCAAGGAAATGACCCGGCTGATTATGACAAGCGATGGCAGGACATTATTCAGCAAAACGACCGTGTCGTTCCGTAAAAGACGTCGGCAAACGGACATCCGGACAGCGCTGAATATTTTGACTCTAGCTATGCTCTGCTACACAGCCTGGACGCCTTACGCCATTGTCAGTTTCATTGGCCAGTTTGGTCCGGTCGATGAGAACGGAGAGCCGAAGAAGCTCTCCCCCATGGCCACAGCCATTCCCGCATTCCTGGCCAAAACAGCTATTGTTTTCGATCCGCTGATCTATGGATTCTCAAGCCCTGAATTCCGTTCTTCCGTTCGCCAGTTCTTCCGCAGTCAAAGTGCCGACACCAGCGTCAATGGCGTCATTCGTGCTGGAGCCAATAACACGGCCATGATAGACATCAGAAGACCAGTCAACGAGAATGGTCATCCAGCTCGTAGTAATTTACATGTCGTCTTCTCTTCTTTGAGTGACAGCATCAAAATCAATTCGACTGAATCGACCACCAATAAATTGAATGACTCATCGTCTTCAGTGCTCAGTCCGAAGCATTTGGTAAACACTAAATTGCTTGGACGCGGCAATCATCACCAACCAGGTGGAG AtgaaaaatcaacaaaatcTTGCGTGAAGCGCAACAATAGTCTGAATTATCAAAGGAGTTGCAGGATTCGGCGGAGGGCGAGCGTAGTCAGCAAATACAGCCATCGTTCGCTGCCTGCTGAATCGTCCTCGATGCGGCTGATCGTGCTCGAGGAAGAGAACGATGTTTCTTCGTGCAACCCGACAAAGCCAACTGAAGGAAATTCAAGTCAAGTCCCGAAAGTAGAACATTCGGTGCGAGTTTGTCTCGCAAAGTATCCGAGACGACTAGTTTCCGAATCGGATCTCTTCCTTTACTCCAGAAGATCAAGGGATGTCCCTGGAAGCTTAACGCTAAGCAAATCCTGCGACCAACAGATCCAAGCTCCAGAAAGCGCCGCTAGAGATCTAAAACGCCTAGGAGTCCACTTAGTCTAG
- the LOC116924001 gene encoding uncharacterized protein LOC116924001 encodes MFRFCFLLLVSCSFIAASEEILDRQTTYTCVGTSPAILTNPDGTKTCSTFFGTASTGYPIYKNIHMTTGVVSYVVQTGVNSSGQPIYSPSNQYGQLLNTTTTTLAPATCAGTIVPNIDGTRSCSVKIGTAASGLPIFKVTHMTTGAVSYMVQTATSSTGQPIYSPSNQLGQLLTPTTSCSGTLVTNNDGSRSCVVRTGTCSTGYPIYKVTNVNTQVVTYVSQTGVSSTGQAVMTVTNQYCQPLSG; translated from the exons ATGTTCCGCTTTTGCTTCTTGTTACTAGTATCTTGCAGCTTCATTGCTGCATCAGAGGAG ATTCTCGACAGGCAGACGACTTACACTTGCGTTGGAACATCACCTGCTATTTTAACTAACCCCGATGGCACCAAAACATGCTCCACCTTCTTCGGAACCGCTTCCACGGGCTATCCCATTTATAAG AACATTCATATGACTACTGGCGTCGTTTCCTATGTAGTCCAAACCGGAGTGAATTCCAGCGGTCAGCCTATATATAGTCCTAGCAACCAATACGGACAACTGTTGAACACGACCACCACCACCCTAGCTCCCGCTACCTGTGCAGGAACGATCGTCCCCAATATCGATGGAACCAGATCTTGTTCCGTTAAAATCGGTACAGCGGCCAGCGGCTTACCCATATTTAAG GTTACTCACATGACTACTGGCGCTGTTTCATACATGGTGCAGACTGCTACAAGCTCAACCGGCCAACCTATTTACAGCCCGAGTAATCAGTTAGGACAGTTGTTGACACCTACGACCTCCTGCTCCGGCACTTTGGTCACCAACAATGATGGGTCGAGATCTTGCGTCGTCAGAACTGGAACATGTTCAACTGGCTATCCGATTTATAAG GTGACCAACGTTAACACGCAGGTGGTAACTTACGTCTCGCAAACTGGCGTGTCTTCAACTGGTCAGGCGGTTATGACCGTTACGAACCAATACTGTCAGCCACTGTCTGGTTAA
- the LOC116924000 gene encoding mucin-2 — MFRYGIFLLIACSIAAVAAEQWDIEDRQLTCAGTLVTNADGTRSCVTQIGVSSTGYPIYKVYNQNTGVTSYVTQTGVSATGQPVYSTSSTYPMTTYVNTCSGTIVTNSDGTRSCVTRVGTSSLGYPINTVTNLNTGVTSYVTQTGVNTSGQPVYSVTPTYPASTTTAATTCTGTTVTNSDGSRSCVTQVGTSNTGYPIYQVTNLNTGVTNYVQQTGTNTSGQPVYCTPTTYPVNTNYVCSGTLVTNSDGTRSCVTTVGTATNGYPIQQVTNLNTGVTSYVTQTGVSSTGQPIYSVSPYYPTNNVAPAPAPAPVPAPAPAPAPAPAPAPVTLAPAPVTPAPAPAPTAAPVPNPFVY, encoded by the exons ATGTTTCGCTACGGTATCTTTTTGCTGATTGCTTGCAGcattgctgctgttgctgcggAACAG TGGGATATCGAAGATCGTCAATTAACATGCGCAGGTACTTTGGTTACCAATGCTGATGGAACAAGATCTTGCGTCACTCAAATCGGTGTCTCTAGCACTGGTTATCCCATCTACAAA GTGTACAACCAAAATACTGGTGTTACGTCTTACGTAACACAAACCGGCGTAAGTGCTACTGGCCAGCCGGTCTACAGTACCTCGAGCACGTATCCGATGACTACCTACGTTAATACTTGCTCGGGAACCATCGTGACAAACAGCGACGGTACCAGATCTTGCGTCACTCGCGTCGGAACATCTAGCCTCGGCTACCCCATCAATACA GTTACGAATCTGAATACCGGCGTCACGTCTTACGTTACTCAAACTGGAGTTAACACGAGCGGTCAGCCCGTCTACAGCGTGACCCCCACTTATCCCGCAAGCACGACGACAGCCGCCACTACCTGCACTGGTACAACGGTAACCAATAGCGACGGAAGCAGGTCTTGCGTCACCCAGGTGGGAACCTCCAACACTGGATATCCTATCTACCAG GTGACCAATCTCAATACCGGCGTCACAAATTACGTGCAACAGACCGGAACCAACACTAGCGGCCAGCCCGTCTATTGTACGCCCACCACGTATCCTGTTAACACCAACTACGTTTGTTCTGGCACTTTGGTTACCAATAGCGATGGCACTAGATCTTGCGTCACCACAGTTGGAACTGCTACCAACGGCTATCCTATCCAACAA GTTACCAATCTGAACACCGGAGTCACTAGTTATGTAACGCAGACTGGTGTTAGCTCAACTGGTCAGCCTATCTACAGCGTCAGCCCCTATTACCCTACAAATAATGTTGCTCCGGCTCCAGCTCCAGCTCCAGTCCCAGCTCCTGCCCCAGCCCCAGCCCCTGCTCCGGCTCCGGCTCCAGTAACTCTCGCTCCTGCTCCGGTAACTCCGGCTCCGGCTCCTGCCCCAACAGCTGCCCCTGTTCCCAATCCTTTCGTCTACTAG
- the LOC116923999 gene encoding mucin-5AC produces the protein MFRYGVLLLIACSVIAATAEEWNVVPKGEIEERQYTCSGTLVRNADGTTSCVVQVGVSSTGYPIYRVTNLNTGVTSFVTQTGYNAYGQPVYSVSSTYPMTTYVNTCSGTLVTNSDGTRSCVTQVGVSSLGYPIYTVTNLNTGVTSYVTQTGVSSTGTAVYSTTSTYQGGTTTAATTCSGTIVTNSDGSRSCVTQVGTSNTGYPIYQVTNLNTGITTYVQQIGTNTSGQPVYSTTSVYPVNTTFACSGTLVTNSDGTKSCVTQVGTSVNGYPIYQVTNLNTGITSYVEQTGISSTGQPVYSVTPYFPTGSLAPAPAPVTAAPVTAAPVTAAPVTAAPVTAAPVTAAPVTAAPVTLAPAPVTAAPAPVTAAPVPNPFVY, from the exons atgttccGCTACGGTGTCCTATTGCTGATCGCTTGCAGCGTTATTGCCGCTACAGCGGAGGAG TGGAATGTTGTTCCAAAGGGTGAAATTGAAGAGAGGCAATACACTTGCTCGGGCACTCTGGTTCGTAATGCTGACGGAACAACTTCCTGCGTCGTCCAAGTTGGCGTCTCCAGCACCGGCTATCCCATCTACAGA GTGACCAATCTTAACACCGGAGTCACCTCGTTTGTAACACAGACGGGCTATAACGCTTACGGCCAACCCGTCTACAGCGTTTCTAGCACCTATCCTATGACCACATATGTCAACACCTGCTCGGGAACGTTGGTTACCAACAGTGACGGCACAAGATCCTGCGTAACCCAAGTTGGCGTTTCTAGCCTGGGCTACCCAATTTACACC GTAACTAATTTGAACACAGGTGTTACTTCTTACGTAACACAGACTGGTGTGAGCTCCACCGGTACTGCTGTATACAGCACCACGTCTACGTACCAGGGTGGAACCACGACCGCTGCCACCACTTGCTCTGGTACCATTGTCACGAACAGCGATGGCAGCAGATCCTGCGTCACCCAAGTGGGAACGTCGAACACTGGCTACCCCATTTACCAA GTGACCAATTTGAACACTGGCATCACCACCTACGTACAACAAATCGGAACTAACACATCTGGCCAGCCTGTATACAGCACAACCAGTGTTTACCCCGTTAACACTACGTTCGCTTGCTCTGGTACATTGGTCACCAACAGCGATGGCACCAAATCGTGTGTCACACAAGTTGGCACGTCTGTCAATGGATATCCCATTTACCAA GTTACGAACTTGAACACCGGCATCACCAGCTACGTTGAACAGACAGGCATTAGCTCAACTGGCCAGCCCGTCTACAGTGTCACACCTTACTTCCCTACTGGCTCCCTTGCTCCCGCTCCCGCTCCGGTCACCGCTGCCCCGGTTACAGCTGCCCCGGTTACAGCTGCCCCGGTTACTGCTGCCCCGGTTACAGCTGCCCCCGTCACCGCTGCCCCGGTTACAGCTGCTCCCGTAACACTTGCTCCTGCCCCCGTAACCGCTGCTCCAGCTCCTGTCACCGCAGCCCCTGTCCCCAATCCTTTCGTCTATTAG